The following proteins are encoded in a genomic region of Thioclava nitratireducens:
- a CDS encoding Dyp-type peroxidase: MRGQDDKPAGLSRRGLFLGAAALGGTFATAGQAAETGKVAPDAMPDPDQRRYAFYGTGPQAGISTPPQQHLMAMAFDLTGTDPRALQVLLARWSASIGLMMEGQPVGPVEPDRAAATALETGEALGLGPAGLTVTVGLGPRVFSTEMGLAAKAPPHLRPLADLPSDALRPEISGGDLSLQACADDPQVAYHAVRILARIAKRTGAATVRWTQLGFGRASAGAGQETPRNLFGYRDGTRNITTPEQLAQHVWANDGPEWQHGGTYQVMRRIEMHIENWDNAQVSHQNDVFGRHKLTGAPLTGTDEFDTPDFKAKNAQGEPVIPRHAHIRLAAHETNEGIRILRRGYNFTGGLNAVGRLDAGLFFISYQNDPAHFEALQRRLGASDLLNEYISHTGSGLFWVPPAAQKGSYIGAPLFAGV, translated from the coding sequence ATGCGCGGGCAAGACGATAAACCGGCAGGACTGTCACGGCGTGGGCTGTTTCTGGGCGCGGCAGCGCTTGGCGGCACCTTCGCCACGGCGGGGCAGGCGGCGGAGACCGGCAAGGTCGCGCCCGACGCCATGCCCGACCCGGACCAGAGGCGCTACGCCTTTTACGGGACCGGGCCGCAGGCCGGGATCTCCACGCCGCCGCAGCAGCATCTGATGGCCATGGCCTTCGACCTGACCGGGACCGATCCGCGCGCGCTGCAAGTGCTGCTCGCGCGCTGGTCGGCCTCGATCGGGCTGATGATGGAAGGGCAGCCGGTCGGCCCGGTCGAGCCCGACCGCGCCGCGGCGACCGCGCTCGAGACCGGCGAGGCGCTCGGTCTTGGCCCGGCGGGGCTGACGGTGACGGTGGGTCTTGGTCCGCGCGTCTTCTCCACGGAGATGGGGCTGGCGGCGAAGGCCCCGCCGCATCTGCGGCCGCTCGCCGATCTGCCCTCGGACGCGCTGCGTCCCGAGATCAGCGGCGGCGATCTCTCGCTGCAGGCATGCGCCGACGATCCGCAGGTCGCCTATCACGCGGTGCGCATTCTCGCGCGGATCGCGAAACGCACTGGCGCCGCGACGGTGCGCTGGACACAACTCGGCTTCGGGCGCGCCTCGGCCGGGGCAGGGCAGGAGACGCCGCGCAATCTCTTTGGCTATCGCGACGGCACCCGCAACATCACCACGCCCGAGCAACTCGCGCAGCATGTCTGGGCCAATGACGGGCCCGAATGGCAGCATGGCGGCACCTATCAGGTGATGCGCCGGATCGAGATGCATATCGAGAACTGGGACAACGCGCAGGTCAGCCACCAGAACGATGTCTTCGGGCGGCACAAGCTCACAGGCGCGCCGCTGACTGGCACGGATGAATTCGACACGCCTGACTTCAAGGCGAAGAACGCGCAAGGCGAGCCGGTAATCCCGAGGCATGCGCATATCCGGCTCGCGGCGCATGAGACCAATGAAGGCATCCGCATCCTGCGGCGCGGCTACAACTTCACCGGCGGTCTGAACGCGGTCGGGCGGCTCGATGCGGGGCTGTTCTTCATCAGCTACCAGAACGATCCTGCGCATTTCGAGGCGTTGCAACGGCGGCTCGGCGCGTCGGATCTGCTGAACGAATACATTTCCCACACCGGATCAGGGCTGTTCTGGGTGCCGCCCGCAGCGCAGAAAGGCTCCTATATCGGCGCGCCGCT